A genome region from Nocardiopsis exhalans includes the following:
- a CDS encoding DNA alkylation repair protein encodes MAEDTGFKRHFNAESARYLGERIRVAHPGFDVDGYSARIGARVGPLELKDRVLVMAEGLRARLPEHYPDALDVLCACMSALTDEDKRYADGFYLMAVTRFVEEFGVDHPEASLAAMPELTRHHTCEFTVRPFVSAHYEAAMAMMRSCAVHTDHDIRRFASEGIRPRLPWARRLPEFVADPAPVLEVLELLRSDPSKYVRTSVANNLNDISRDHPGLVLDTAERWTRESPTPETAWTVRHALRTLVKQGDQRALALLGATGGEHVEVKGLALSPEVLDLGGPLLVRVDLVNTDGRPHTVIVDYVVHHVRANGSRSPKVFKWAKVELRAGERRTLERKHPVRPISTRSYYPGEHLVEIQVNGLVKAAEAFELRV; translated from the coding sequence ATGGCCGAGGACACCGGTTTCAAGCGGCATTTCAATGCGGAGAGCGCACGTTACCTCGGGGAACGGATCCGTGTGGCCCACCCCGGTTTCGACGTGGACGGCTACAGCGCGCGGATCGGCGCCCGGGTCGGCCCGCTGGAGCTCAAGGACCGGGTCCTGGTGATGGCCGAAGGCCTGCGCGCGAGGCTGCCCGAGCACTACCCCGACGCCCTCGACGTGCTCTGCGCCTGCATGTCCGCCCTCACCGACGAGGACAAGAGATACGCGGACGGGTTCTACCTGATGGCCGTGACCCGGTTCGTGGAGGAGTTCGGAGTGGATCACCCCGAAGCCTCTCTGGCCGCGATGCCCGAACTCACCCGGCACCACACGTGCGAGTTCACCGTCCGCCCCTTCGTGTCGGCGCACTACGAGGCGGCGATGGCGATGATGCGCTCCTGCGCCGTCCACACCGACCACGACATCCGCCGGTTCGCCAGCGAGGGCATCCGCCCCCGGCTGCCCTGGGCCCGCAGGCTCCCGGAGTTCGTCGCCGACCCCGCCCCGGTGCTGGAGGTCCTGGAGCTTTTGCGCAGCGACCCGTCCAAGTACGTGCGCACCTCGGTCGCCAACAATCTCAACGACATCTCGCGCGACCACCCCGGTCTGGTCCTGGACACGGCCGAGCGTTGGACCCGGGAGAGCCCGACCCCGGAGACCGCGTGGACGGTCCGGCACGCGCTGCGCACCCTGGTGAAACAGGGCGACCAGCGGGCGCTGGCGCTACTGGGGGCCACCGGCGGCGAACACGTGGAGGTGAAGGGGCTGGCCCTCAGCCCGGAGGTGCTCGACCTGGGTGGTCCCCTGTTGGTCCGGGTGGACCTGGTCAACACGGACGGGCGGCCGCACACGGTGATCGTGGACTATGTGGTGCACCATGTGCGCGCCAACGGCAGCCGGAGCCCGAAGGTGTTCAAGTGGGCGAAGGTCGAACTGCGCGCCGGGGAGCGGCGGACCCTGGAGAGGAAACACCCGGTCCGCCCGATCAGCACACGCTCCTACTACCCGGGGGAACACCTCGTGGAGATCCAGGTGAACGGCCTGGTGAAGGCGGCGGAAGCGTTCGAGCTGCGGGTTTGA
- a CDS encoding MBL fold metallo-hydrolase, whose protein sequence is MSSLSPVQRLRTSGIFSIEGAESNVENNVWIIGNDESAVVIDAAHDHERIARGLGDRELMAIVCTHGHSDHVNAAVALADLTDCPILLHPDDAELWHQVHPYREPDAPLLHGEVLRAGDTELNVLHTPGHTPGGVSFYAPDLGVVFSGDTLFPDGPGATGQPASDFPTIIASIRDRLATLPGDTVVHPGHGESTTIAEAAAHLDEWTSRGF, encoded by the coding sequence GTGAGTTCCCTGTCCCCCGTCCAGCGGCTGCGTACCTCGGGAATCTTCAGCATCGAGGGCGCCGAGTCCAACGTCGAGAACAACGTGTGGATCATCGGCAACGACGAGAGCGCCGTGGTGATCGACGCCGCCCACGACCACGAGCGCATCGCCCGGGGCCTGGGCGACCGCGAACTGATGGCGATCGTGTGCACGCACGGCCACAGCGACCACGTCAACGCCGCCGTCGCCCTGGCCGATCTCACCGACTGCCCGATCCTGCTCCACCCCGACGACGCCGAACTCTGGCACCAGGTCCACCCCTACCGCGAACCCGACGCCCCGCTCCTGCACGGCGAGGTCCTGCGCGCCGGAGACACGGAGCTCAACGTCCTGCACACTCCGGGCCACACCCCCGGCGGCGTCTCCTTCTACGCCCCCGACCTCGGCGTGGTCTTCAGCGGTGACACCCTCTTCCCCGACGGCCCGGGCGCCACCGGCCAGCCCGCCTCGGACTTCCCGACGATCATCGCCTCCATCCGCGACCGACTCGCCACCCTGCCCGGCGACACCGTCGTCCACCCCGGCCACGGCGAGTCCACCACCATCGCCGAAGCCGCAGCCCACCTCGACGAGTGGACCAGCCGCGGGTTCTGA
- a CDS encoding adenylate/guanylate cyclase domain-containing protein has protein sequence MPSRPDPKAIESVLLGGEAVYTREQAVELAGADPELAGRVWRALGFPTLGDDSVIFAESDVEALRITDSLLKEGILDEEGVVRFARAMGQTMARLADWQTSILSTLMFQDGNEVANPLMNQVKELLPDVERLLLHIWRRQLAASTARTLAVMSNGNDIVPNYYPLIVGFADLVSFTTLSRELDEVELAGVVEGFEATAADIVASGGGRVVKTLGDEVLYVADSPLQAADIALRLASGVKTHVEVPDVRVGVAYGPVLTLHGDVFGTTVNRSSRLTSFARPGTVLIDDALAESLAEEEGLQVVKVRARHAHGLGLIQPYALRRDFDAG, from the coding sequence ATGCCGTCGCGTCCTGACCCGAAAGCGATCGAGTCCGTCCTACTCGGTGGTGAGGCGGTCTACACCAGGGAACAGGCGGTCGAGCTCGCCGGAGCCGATCCCGAGCTTGCCGGCCGCGTCTGGCGCGCCCTGGGCTTCCCCACCCTGGGTGACGACTCGGTCATCTTCGCCGAGAGCGACGTCGAAGCGTTGCGTATCACCGACTCCCTGCTCAAGGAGGGCATCCTCGACGAGGAGGGCGTGGTCCGCTTCGCCCGCGCCATGGGGCAGACCATGGCCCGCCTGGCCGACTGGCAGACCAGCATCCTGAGCACCCTCATGTTCCAGGACGGCAACGAGGTCGCCAACCCTCTGATGAACCAGGTCAAGGAGCTCCTGCCGGACGTGGAGCGCCTCCTCCTGCACATCTGGCGCCGTCAGCTCGCCGCCTCCACCGCGCGCACCCTCGCCGTGATGTCCAACGGCAACGACATCGTCCCGAACTACTACCCGCTGATCGTGGGCTTCGCCGACCTGGTCTCCTTCACCACGCTCAGCCGCGAGCTCGACGAGGTCGAACTCGCCGGTGTCGTGGAGGGCTTCGAAGCCACCGCCGCCGACATCGTCGCCTCCGGCGGAGGCCGCGTGGTGAAGACCCTCGGCGACGAGGTGCTCTACGTCGCGGACTCGCCCCTCCAGGCGGCGGACATCGCCCTGCGCCTGGCCTCCGGAGTGAAGACCCACGTCGAGGTCCCCGACGTCCGTGTCGGCGTGGCCTACGGCCCGGTGCTCACCCTGCACGGGGACGTCTTCGGCACCACGGTCAACCGCTCCAGCCGCCTCACCTCCTTCGCCCGCCCCGGCACCGTCCTCATCGACGACGCGCTCGCCGAGAGCCTCGCCGAAGAAGAGGGGCTCCAAGTCGTCAAGGTCCGGGCCCGGCACGCGCACGGCCTCGGCCTCATCCAGCCCTACGCCCTGCGCCGCGACTTCGACGCCGGCTAA
- a CDS encoding biotin--[acetyl-CoA-carboxylase] ligase, producing MTSEAHTALLPLNQTAIAASVIRPGGLWRSVDVVPEAGSTNTDLIARSKEGAPEGTVLVTEHQTAGKGRLGRGFTTPARVALTFSVLVRPSVPSDRLGWVSPMMGLAAVAAVREVAGVKAALKWPNDVLVPGEERDGKLAGILAEADFSDADQLGIVVGMGLNVAQTREQLPVENATSLRAEGAPGTSRDELLTTVLAEFEERYAAWTASAGDAEASGLAAEYRDVCVTLGRPVRVHLPGDRLLEGTATGVDTQARLLVGERALSAGDVVHVRPGR from the coding sequence ATGACCAGCGAAGCCCACACCGCGCTCCTCCCTCTGAACCAGACCGCGATCGCGGCCTCCGTCATCCGTCCCGGCGGGCTGTGGCGCAGCGTCGACGTGGTGCCCGAGGCCGGGTCCACCAACACCGACCTCATCGCCCGCTCCAAGGAGGGAGCGCCCGAGGGCACCGTGCTGGTCACCGAGCACCAGACCGCGGGCAAGGGCCGCCTGGGGCGCGGGTTCACCACGCCAGCCCGGGTGGCGCTCACCTTCTCCGTGCTGGTGCGGCCCTCCGTGCCCTCCGACCGGTTGGGCTGGGTCTCCCCGATGATGGGGCTGGCCGCCGTCGCCGCCGTACGCGAGGTTGCCGGTGTCAAGGCCGCGCTCAAGTGGCCCAACGACGTCCTCGTGCCGGGGGAGGAACGGGACGGCAAGCTGGCCGGGATCCTCGCCGAGGCCGACTTCTCCGACGCCGACCAACTGGGGATCGTGGTGGGTATGGGGCTGAACGTCGCCCAGACCCGCGAGCAGCTCCCCGTGGAGAACGCGACCTCACTCCGCGCCGAGGGGGCGCCCGGGACCAGCCGGGACGAACTCCTCACCACCGTCCTGGCCGAGTTCGAGGAACGCTACGCCGCCTGGACCGCGTCAGCGGGCGACGCCGAGGCCAGCGGGCTGGCCGCCGAGTACCGGGACGTCTGCGTCACCCTCGGACGGCCCGTCCGGGTCCACCTGCCCGGAGACCGCCTCCTGGAAGGCACCGCGACCGGCGTCGACACCCAGGCAAGGCTCCTGGTCGGGGAGCGGGCGCTCAGCGCGGGGGACGTCGTGCACGTCCGCCCCGGCCGATGA
- a CDS encoding fumarate reductase/succinate dehydrogenase flavoprotein subunit: protein MPPTAENGITRYDYDVVVIGAGGAGLRAAIAAREQGKRTAIISKSLFGKAHTVMAEGGAAAALGNTNEADSWKVHFRDTLRGGKFLNDPRMAELHAKEAPERILELEYWGALFDRTADGRISQRNFGGHEYPRLAHVGDRTGLELIRTLQQRIVALQQADAAEYGDPDARLRVFAETAVTSLIRADGDEGRIVGAFGYRRVDGGFVLFEAPTVILATGGIGKAFRTTSNSWEYTGDGHALALRAGASLINMEFVQFHPTGMVWPPSVKGILVTESVRGDGGVLRNSKGERFMFDYVPDVFRSQYAETEAEADGWYDDPAHHRRPPELLPRDEVARAINSEVKEGRGSPHGGVFLDVSSRLPAEEIRRRLPSMHHQFKELADVDITAEPMEVGPTCHYVMGGVRVDADTAASDVPGLFAAGEVAGGMHGSNRLGGNSLSDLLVFGRRAGLGAAAYVDALDGARPGSETVDRAAAEAVRSSLTPLKQGDGENPYTIHSELQDTMNDLVGIIRKGPEVEQALERLKELSERVEVLSAPGDRVYNPGWHLALALPNMLLVSEAVARAALERTESRGGHTRDDFPEMSAEWRKVNLSARAVDGRIELERRPVADIPEEMLALFDRDELAKYLTEAELPEGRSADEEELPEASPEEGTS, encoded by the coding sequence ATGCCCCCCACAGCAGAGAACGGGATCACCCGGTACGACTACGACGTCGTGGTGATCGGAGCGGGCGGCGCCGGGCTCCGGGCCGCGATCGCCGCACGCGAGCAGGGAAAACGCACCGCGATCATTTCGAAGTCGCTCTTCGGCAAGGCGCACACGGTGATGGCCGAGGGCGGCGCCGCGGCCGCCCTGGGCAACACCAACGAGGCCGACTCCTGGAAGGTGCACTTCCGCGACACCCTGCGCGGCGGCAAGTTCCTCAACGACCCCCGCATGGCCGAACTCCACGCCAAGGAGGCGCCCGAACGCATCCTGGAACTGGAGTACTGGGGCGCGCTGTTCGACCGCACCGCGGACGGACGGATCAGCCAGCGCAACTTCGGCGGACACGAGTACCCGCGGCTCGCGCACGTGGGCGACCGCACCGGCCTGGAGCTCATCCGCACGCTGCAACAGCGGATCGTGGCGCTGCAGCAGGCCGACGCGGCGGAGTACGGCGACCCGGACGCCCGGCTGAGGGTCTTCGCGGAGACCGCCGTGACCAGCCTGATCAGGGCGGACGGAGATGAGGGAAGGATCGTCGGGGCCTTCGGCTACCGCAGGGTGGACGGCGGGTTCGTGCTGTTCGAGGCGCCCACCGTCATCCTCGCCACCGGCGGCATCGGCAAGGCCTTCCGCACCACCTCGAACTCCTGGGAGTACACGGGAGACGGACACGCCCTGGCACTGCGCGCCGGGGCCTCGCTGATCAACATGGAGTTCGTCCAGTTCCACCCCACCGGGATGGTCTGGCCGCCCTCGGTGAAGGGCATCCTGGTCACCGAATCCGTGCGCGGCGACGGCGGCGTACTGCGCAACTCCAAGGGCGAACGGTTCATGTTCGACTACGTGCCCGACGTCTTCCGCTCGCAGTACGCGGAGACCGAGGCCGAGGCGGACGGCTGGTACGACGACCCCGCCCATCACCGAAGGCCGCCGGAACTGCTGCCCCGCGACGAGGTGGCCCGAGCGATCAACAGCGAGGTGAAGGAGGGGCGGGGCTCCCCGCACGGAGGCGTGTTCCTGGACGTGTCCTCGCGGCTGCCCGCCGAGGAGATCCGGCGGCGGCTGCCGTCCATGCACCACCAGTTCAAGGAACTGGCGGACGTGGACATCACCGCCGAGCCCATGGAGGTAGGCCCCACCTGCCACTACGTGATGGGCGGGGTGCGGGTGGACGCCGACACCGCCGCCTCGGACGTGCCCGGCCTGTTCGCCGCCGGTGAGGTGGCGGGAGGCATGCACGGTTCCAACCGGCTGGGCGGCAACTCGCTGTCGGACCTGCTGGTCTTCGGGCGGCGGGCCGGGCTGGGCGCGGCCGCTTACGTGGACGCGCTCGACGGCGCTCGGCCGGGATCCGAGACGGTCGACCGGGCAGCAGCCGAAGCGGTGCGTTCGTCACTGACCCCGCTCAAACAGGGTGACGGGGAGAACCCGTACACGATCCACTCCGAGCTCCAGGACACCATGAACGACCTGGTCGGGATCATTCGCAAGGGTCCGGAGGTGGAACAGGCCCTGGAGCGGCTGAAGGAGCTGTCCGAGCGGGTGGAGGTGCTCAGTGCCCCCGGGGACCGGGTGTACAACCCCGGCTGGCACCTGGCGCTGGCCCTGCCCAACATGCTCCTGGTGTCCGAGGCCGTGGCCCGGGCGGCGTTGGAGCGCACCGAGTCGAGGGGCGGGCACACGCGCGACGACTTCCCGGAGATGTCGGCCGAGTGGCGGAAGGTGAACCTGTCCGCCCGGGCCGTCGACGGCCGGATCGAGCTGGAGCGGCGCCCGGTCGCGGACATTCCCGAGGAGATGCTCGCCCTGTTCGACCGGGACGAGCTGGCGAAGTACCTGACCGAGGCGGAGCTACCGGAGGGCCGGAGCGCCGACGAGGAAGAACTCCCCGAAGCAAGCCCCGAGGAGGGCACGTCATGA
- a CDS encoding LysR family transcriptional regulator, protein MQFQQLAYFVAVARTRHFTRAAELSRVAQPSLSKQIRSLERELGAPLFSRARGNITLTPAGEALLPLAQRILTDLETARREVAELAGIRRGRVRLGATPSLCAGLLADVLANFHTRFPGIELHVEESGSRDLIRDLGRGELDLALIILPLHSSDPDFSTTPILRENLVVASPTSRPSPNGRASIRITELENRPLVMFRRGYDVREATLRACRAAGFEPDLAVEGGEMDAVLRFVEAGLGLAVVPSMVLRNRPGLRGTPLARPRLLRTVALARRKDVEPSHSAEAFRRHLNEYLLTMSPEDLGPDLEVLISAADAGDPGHDLRGGPGGRD, encoded by the coding sequence ATGCAGTTCCAGCAGCTCGCCTACTTCGTCGCTGTGGCCCGCACACGCCATTTCACCCGTGCAGCCGAGCTTTCTCGCGTCGCCCAGCCGAGTTTGAGCAAACAGATCCGCAGCCTTGAACGTGAGTTGGGCGCGCCGTTATTCAGTCGTGCTCGGGGAAACATCACACTCACGCCGGCGGGCGAGGCCTTACTTCCGCTGGCACAGCGCATCCTGACCGACCTGGAGACGGCCCGCCGCGAGGTCGCGGAGCTCGCCGGGATCCGCCGCGGCCGGGTCCGGCTGGGGGCGACGCCGTCGCTGTGCGCGGGGCTGCTGGCCGACGTGCTCGCGAACTTCCACACCCGCTTCCCCGGGATCGAACTCCACGTGGAGGAGAGCGGTTCGCGTGACCTCATCCGGGACCTGGGCCGGGGTGAGCTGGACCTGGCGCTGATCATCCTGCCGCTGCACAGCAGCGATCCGGACTTCTCGACCACCCCGATCCTGAGGGAGAACCTGGTGGTGGCGAGCCCGACCTCGCGCCCCTCCCCGAACGGTCGGGCGTCCATCCGCATCACCGAGCTGGAGAACCGTCCGCTGGTGATGTTCCGGCGGGGCTACGACGTCCGCGAGGCCACCCTGCGCGCCTGCCGCGCCGCGGGGTTCGAGCCGGACCTGGCCGTGGAGGGCGGCGAGATGGACGCGGTGCTGCGGTTCGTGGAGGCTGGCCTGGGGTTGGCGGTGGTGCCGAGCATGGTGCTGCGCAACCGCCCCGGCCTGCGCGGCACCCCGCTGGCCCGGCCGCGGCTGCTGCGTACGGTGGCGCTGGCCCGGCGCAAGGACGTGGAACCGTCGCATTCGGCGGAAGCCTTCCGCCGCCACCTGAACGAATACCTGCTGACGATGTCGCCGGAGGACCTGGGGCCGGATCTGGAGGTGCTCATCTCCGCCGCGGACGCGGGCGATCCCGGGCACGACCTCCGTGGGGGACCAGGGGGACGGGACTGA
- a CDS encoding PH domain-containing protein, whose amino-acid sequence MAIADRYLSDDEELVYVARQHWTLLAGEFVALLLIIGVVGTALFFMPWNEDWSLIAGGVMVAVGVVAALAFWFVPMLKWATTVYILTNRRLMMRDGIISKQGRDMPLTRVNDVSFNITLWERIMRYGTLSIQSASEQEGMVLQRVPRPQWFQSEIYRQVNAAQRPDYPTGPQG is encoded by the coding sequence ATGGCTATCGCGGACCGTTATCTCTCCGACGACGAGGAACTCGTCTACGTCGCACGGCAGCACTGGACTCTCCTCGCCGGTGAGTTCGTCGCGCTGCTGCTCATCATCGGTGTCGTCGGCACCGCCCTGTTCTTCATGCCCTGGAACGAGGACTGGAGCCTGATCGCCGGAGGAGTCATGGTGGCCGTCGGCGTCGTCGCCGCACTCGCCTTCTGGTTCGTCCCCATGCTCAAGTGGGCGACCACCGTCTACATCCTCACCAACCGGCGGCTGATGATGCGGGACGGCATCATCTCCAAGCAGGGCCGGGACATGCCGCTGACCAGGGTGAACGATGTTTCCTTCAACATCACGCTCTGGGAACGGATCATGCGGTACGGAACGTTGTCCATTCAGTCGGCATCAGAACAGGAGGGCATGGTCCTCCAGAGGGTGCCCAGACCCCAGTGGTTCCAGTCGGAGATCTACCGCCAGGTCAACGCGGCCCAGCGGCCGGACTACCCGACCGGCCCCCAGGGTTGA
- a CDS encoding glycosyltransferase family 1 protein: MRLRSFSRQQVVLVAVAAATVAVALSPPRLALTLAFAGLAVLALGVATLVERQRHRLSEELGQVHTRLDEMTRDRHDEASIARERDVRVRQTIQEAADACADRTVEGLARLDRKRSRERKDTARTQAEKRLHNAQDLLWTGYSSLGLERLRDLGADAEASPGVRAEAHKTLSNWHRATGTPDSARDHAHLADLAAPRAARGASGVPSLLTARIRAPRTARHFDVVLLSDFGLPGGSTGSNLQEITAQRRAGLSTGLVHHPVAEWGVRQGVNPKVMAAVDNDRVRFIAPDERVTCDLMIVRVPRLGERPMDVLPSVEAAKRIVVLNQTPDRRYGVEIEGNEAWNVGRCVEGFTSLLGEHTWHPISPRVREAMVRHHAAEMAGIPLAEEDWTNIIDLDAWRRPSRRAADGRVLLGRHSRDHRDKWPDKASVLAAVYPALPGWETHVLGGAKVPEHTLGVLPDHWTVHDFDTVDVREFLHGLDAYVYFTGEGHLEPFGRSPLEAMAVGLPTLLPESFRPVFGDAALYTDPAGVREAVEALMGDEDRYSRQVRRGHEALRERFSHQTHLRRLARLGVRVPAEFLEVPGTSVASGANGINGTAGEAGALLVP, from the coding sequence ATGAGACTCAGGTCGTTTTCCCGTCAGCAGGTCGTACTGGTCGCCGTCGCCGCGGCCACCGTCGCCGTCGCCCTCAGCCCGCCCAGGCTGGCCCTGACCCTGGCCTTCGCCGGACTGGCCGTCCTGGCCCTGGGCGTGGCGACCCTGGTGGAGAGGCAACGCCACCGCCTGTCCGAGGAGCTGGGGCAGGTGCACACCCGGCTCGACGAGATGACCCGTGACCGCCACGACGAGGCGAGTATCGCCCGTGAGCGCGACGTGCGGGTCCGGCAGACCATCCAGGAGGCCGCCGACGCCTGCGCGGACCGGACCGTGGAGGGCCTGGCCCGACTGGACCGGAAGCGGTCCCGGGAGCGGAAGGACACCGCCCGGACACAGGCGGAGAAACGGCTGCACAACGCGCAGGACCTGCTCTGGACCGGATACAGCTCTCTGGGGCTGGAGCGGTTGCGCGACCTGGGCGCGGATGCCGAGGCCAGTCCCGGAGTCCGGGCCGAGGCGCACAAGACCCTGTCCAACTGGCACCGCGCCACGGGCACACCTGACAGCGCCCGGGACCACGCCCACCTGGCCGACCTGGCCGCCCCGCGTGCGGCGCGCGGAGCGTCGGGGGTTCCCTCGCTGCTGACCGCGCGTATCCGGGCCCCGCGCACGGCCCGGCACTTCGACGTGGTGCTGCTGTCGGACTTCGGACTGCCCGGAGGGAGCACAGGCAGCAACCTCCAGGAGATCACCGCGCAGCGGCGGGCCGGGCTGAGCACCGGGCTGGTGCACCACCCGGTCGCCGAGTGGGGGGTGCGGCAGGGGGTCAACCCCAAGGTCATGGCGGCCGTGGACAACGACCGGGTCCGGTTCATCGCCCCGGACGAACGGGTCACCTGCGACCTCATGATCGTCCGGGTGCCCAGGCTGGGCGAGCGCCCGATGGACGTCCTGCCGTCGGTGGAGGCGGCGAAGCGGATCGTGGTCCTCAACCAGACACCGGACCGCCGCTACGGAGTGGAGATCGAGGGCAACGAGGCGTGGAACGTGGGCCGCTGTGTGGAAGGGTTCACGAGCCTGCTCGGAGAGCACACCTGGCACCCGATCAGTCCACGGGTGCGTGAGGCGATGGTCCGGCACCACGCCGCGGAGATGGCCGGGATCCCACTGGCCGAGGAGGACTGGACCAACATCATCGACCTGGACGCCTGGCGCCGCCCGTCCCGGCGCGCGGCTGACGGTCGGGTGCTGCTCGGTCGGCACTCACGGGACCACCGGGACAAGTGGCCGGACAAGGCGTCGGTGCTGGCCGCCGTGTATCCGGCGCTGCCGGGCTGGGAGACCCACGTGCTGGGCGGGGCGAAGGTTCCCGAACACACGCTGGGCGTCCTGCCGGACCACTGGACCGTGCACGACTTCGACACAGTGGACGTGCGGGAGTTCCTGCACGGCCTGGACGCGTACGTCTACTTCACCGGGGAGGGGCACCTGGAGCCGTTCGGCCGGTCCCCGCTGGAGGCGATGGCCGTGGGCCTGCCGACCCTGCTGCCGGAGTCGTTCCGGCCGGTGTTCGGGGACGCGGCGCTCTACACCGATCCGGCGGGGGTCCGGGAGGCGGTCGAGGCGCTGATGGGCGACGAGGACCGGTACTCCCGGCAGGTGCGGCGCGGGCATGAGGCGCTGCGTGAGCGCTTCAGTCACCAGACGCACCTGCGGAGGTTGGCGAGGCTGGGGGTACGGGTTCCGGCGGAGTTCCTGGAGGTGCCGGGGACGTCCGTGGCGTCAGGGGCTAACGGGATCAATGGGACAGCAGGGGAAGCAGGGGCTCTGTTGGTCCCCTGA
- a CDS encoding succinate dehydrogenase/fumarate reductase iron-sulfur subunit: MSERTFRVWRGAADGELTEYRVEVNEGEVVLDVLHRLQATQTPDMAVRWNCKAGKCGSCSVEINGRPRLSCMTRMSVFDEDEVITVTPMRTFPVVRDLVCDVSYNYDKAREIPSFTPDPKTEPGDFRMRQVDVERSQEFRKCIECFLCNNVCHVIRDHEENKEHFSGPRFLMRVAELEMHPEDTADRRKIAQEEFGMGYCNITKCCTEVCPEGIRITDNALIPLKERVVDRKYDPLVWLGSKIGMRPKDTPMAPNIRRPENGD, encoded by the coding sequence ATGAGTGAACGGACGTTCCGGGTATGGCGCGGCGCGGCCGACGGAGAACTCACCGAGTACCGGGTGGAGGTGAACGAGGGCGAGGTCGTCCTGGACGTGCTGCACCGTCTCCAGGCCACCCAGACCCCCGACATGGCGGTCCGGTGGAACTGCAAGGCGGGCAAGTGCGGCTCGTGCTCGGTGGAGATCAACGGGCGGCCGCGCCTGTCCTGTATGACCCGGATGAGCGTGTTCGACGAGGACGAGGTCATCACGGTGACCCCGATGCGCACCTTCCCGGTCGTGCGGGACCTGGTGTGCGACGTGTCGTACAACTACGACAAGGCCCGGGAGATCCCGTCGTTCACCCCGGATCCGAAGACGGAGCCGGGTGACTTCCGGATGCGCCAGGTGGACGTGGAGCGCTCGCAGGAGTTCCGCAAGTGCATCGAGTGCTTCCTGTGCAACAACGTCTGCCACGTGATCCGCGACCACGAGGAGAACAAGGAACACTTCTCCGGGCCGCGGTTCCTCATGCGGGTCGCGGAGCTGGAGATGCACCCGGAGGACACCGCGGACCGGCGGAAGATCGCCCAGGAAGAATTCGGGATGGGCTACTGCAACATCACCAAGTGCTGTACGGAAGTCTGCCCCGAAGGGATCCGCATCACCGACAACGCGCTCATCCCACTGAAGGAACGCGTGGTGGACCGCAAGTACGACCCGCTGGTGTGGCTGGGTTCGAAGATCGGCATGCGCCCGAAGGACACCCCGATGGCCCCGAACATCCGCCGCCCGGAGAACGGGGACTGA